CGAATACCGCGGCCGCTACGGCCTGTCGGTGGCGGAGCTGGAGCGGTTCCACCGGCCCCGCCTGGAAGCGCTGGCCGCGGCCGGGCCCGACGTCCTGGCACTGGAGACGGTGCCGGACAGCGACGAGGCCCGGGCGCTGGTGCGGGCGGTGCGCGGGCTCGGGGTGCCGGCCTATCTGTCGTACAGCGTCGCGGGCGGCCGCACCCGGGCCGGTCAGCCGCTGGAGGCGGCGTTCGCGACGGCGGCGGACGCCGACGAGATCATCGCGGTGGGGGTGAACTGCTGCGCGCCGGACGACGCCGACGAGGCGGTGCGGCTGGCCGCGCGGGTCACCGGCAAGCCGGTGGTGGTCTACCCCAACAGCGGGGAGAGCTGGGACGCCGGGGCGCGGGCGTGGCGCGGCAGCCCGGCGTTCGGCGCGGACCGGGTCACCGGCTGGGCGGCGGACGGGGCCCGGCTGATCGGCGGCTGCTGCCGGGTGGGCCCGGAGAGCATCGCCGAACTGGCCGCCCTCCTCGGCCGCTGACGGGCGAACGGTCCGTCCGGAGAACGGGACCGGCGGTCGGTTCGGGCCGGTGTCCGGGTCGAAGGCGTTACACAGACGCAACCGAAGCGGCGGGGTCAGTGCCCCTGGCCGGTGGCAGGATTCAGGCCACCCGCAGCACGCACCGGCTTGGTTGATCTTCATCTCTGGAGGACCAGTGTCCGCTCGCTCCGCGTTGCCCGTCATAGCCGTGGCCGCAGCCCTCACCGTCCTGGCGGGGTGCTCCAGCACCAAGACGGACGGGAAGAAGGGTTCCGGTGGTCTGGAGCTGGTCTCCGCCGGGACGCTCAAGACCTGTACACACCTTCCGTATGCGCCGTTCCAGGTGAAGAAGGACGGCAAGGTCGTCGGATTCGACGTGGATCTGGTCGACCTGGTCGCCAAGGACCTGGGGGTGAAGCAGGAGATCGTCAACACCCCCTTCGAAGGCATCGAGACCGGCCAGGACTTCACCATCCGCAAATGCGACCTGGCGGCCGCCGGCATGACCATCACCGCCGCGCGCGACAAGGTGATGGACTTCTCCGACCCCTATTTCAACGCCACCCAGGCGCTGTTGACGAAGAAGGGCAAGCCCTTCAAGAAGGTCGAGGACCTCAAGGGCAAGAAGCTCGGATACCAGAAGGCCACCACCGGCGGCATTTACGCCAAGGAGCACG
The sequence above is a segment of the Streptomyces lydicus genome. Coding sequences within it:
- a CDS encoding ABC transporter substrate-binding protein, encoding MSARSALPVIAVAAALTVLAGCSSTKTDGKKGSGGLELVSAGTLKTCTHLPYAPFQVKKDGKVVGFDVDLVDLVAKDLGVKQEIVNTPFEGIETGQDFTIRKCDLAAAGMTITAARDKVMDFSDPYFNATQALLTKKGKPFKKVEDLKGKKLGYQKATTGGIYAKEHGKGVELVEFEDLGLLLTAVKSGQVDAGINDNGVLFDYVKQNPDTAVTAEFNTGEHYGIGVRTGNDALRKKINAVIKKAKSDGSYNRIYKKWFGTTPQS
- the mmuM gene encoding homocysteine S-methyltransferase, yielding MVSTSPPLADALAAGPVVLDGGLSNELEAAGHDLSDALWSARLLAEEPAAVVRAHQTYYEAGAQVAITASYQATFEGFARRGVGREEATALLARSVELAREAAGRARAGGVTGPLYVAASAGPYGAMLADGSEYRGRYGLSVAELERFHRPRLEALAAAGPDVLALETVPDSDEARALVRAVRGLGVPAYLSYSVAGGRTRAGQPLEAAFATAADADEIIAVGVNCCAPDDADEAVRLAARVTGKPVVVYPNSGESWDAGARAWRGSPAFGADRVTGWAADGARLIGGCCRVGPESIAELAALLGR